The Aureispira anguillae genome contains a region encoding:
- a CDS encoding OmpH family outer membrane protein, with amino-acid sequence MKQSLPWILLSIILGSGLIFQTISNKQELKTAYVTNAKLYAEFQLSKDLNAKIQEVQLARKAIMDSLGMQLTQLEKRLVDKTATEQDKAEFSRMSNEYRLKQQQFTEDNALLTQQYQEQISNQLNQYLKDFTAANEYDYIFGATGDGSLMGAKDAYNVTDLVLNYANQRYKGVAK; translated from the coding sequence ATGAAACAGTCATTACCTTGGATATTGTTATCCATCATTTTAGGTTCAGGTTTGATTTTCCAAACAATTAGCAACAAACAAGAGCTAAAAACGGCTTACGTTACCAATGCAAAATTATACGCAGAATTTCAGTTGTCTAAAGATTTAAATGCTAAAATTCAGGAGGTACAGTTGGCGAGAAAGGCTATCATGGATAGTTTAGGAATGCAATTGACTCAATTGGAAAAAAGACTCGTTGACAAAACAGCAACGGAGCAAGATAAAGCTGAGTTTAGCCGAATGAGCAATGAATATAGGCTTAAACAACAACAATTTACAGAGGATAATGCCTTGTTAACGCAGCAGTACCAAGAGCAAATCTCCAATCAGTTGAACCAATATTTAAAAGATTTTACGGCTGCTAATGAATACGACTATATTTTTGGCGCAACAGGAGATGGATCTTTAATGGGAGCAAAGGATGCTTATAATGTAACGGACTTAGTTCTAAATTATGCAAATCAACGTTATAAAGGAGTGGCAAAATAA
- the hemL gene encoding glutamate-1-semialdehyde 2,1-aminomutase gives MQRNISEELYSEAKNYFPGGVSSPVRAFKSVKGTPLFIKKGNGSQIWDEDDNQFTDFCCSWGPLILGHNNDAIREVIVETVANGTSFGTPTRWENKLGALLLKNNRFIEKLRFVSSGTEAVMSAIRLARGVTGKDKIVKFDGCYHGHADSLLVNAGSGLATFGVSSSAGIPASFANETLVLPLDDLEAVETTFKAHGNSIACVIIEAVPANNGLLLQRPEYLQGLRDLCTQYDVLLIFDEVISGFRVGFEGAAGYYNIQPDIMTYGKIIGGGMPVGAYGASAEIMGHVTPDGNVYQAGTLSGNPVAMAAGFTAASQLLEDGFYEKLEATTQDFVAKIQSYCDNKGYEININTIGSIFWISFTKDEIRRADQIDGASMDKFKILHAYLLDNGIYLGPSGYEVGFISAAHTPSELAAAVEKICAGMDLVHA, from the coding sequence ATGCAAAGAAATATTTCGGAAGAACTATATTCAGAAGCCAAGAACTACTTTCCTGGAGGAGTAAGTTCACCTGTTCGTGCTTTTAAATCTGTAAAAGGAACTCCTTTATTTATCAAAAAAGGAAATGGTTCACAAATTTGGGATGAAGACGACAATCAATTTACTGATTTTTGTTGTTCTTGGGGACCGCTTATTTTAGGGCATAACAACGATGCCATTCGTGAAGTTATTGTTGAAACGGTTGCCAATGGTACTTCTTTTGGTACGCCTACCCGCTGGGAAAACAAACTAGGAGCATTGTTGTTAAAAAACAACCGCTTTATTGAAAAGTTACGTTTTGTAAGTTCAGGAACAGAAGCCGTTATGTCTGCCATTCGTTTGGCTAGAGGTGTTACAGGCAAAGATAAAATTGTTAAGTTTGACGGCTGTTATCACGGGCATGCTGATTCTTTGTTGGTCAATGCGGGTTCTGGTTTAGCGACATTTGGAGTGAGTAGTTCTGCAGGTATTCCTGCTTCTTTTGCCAACGAAACACTTGTCTTGCCTTTAGATGATTTGGAAGCAGTAGAAACTACCTTTAAAGCACATGGCAACAGTATTGCCTGTGTTATCATAGAAGCCGTTCCTGCCAACAATGGGCTCTTATTACAACGTCCAGAATATTTGCAAGGGTTGCGTGATTTATGTACTCAATATGATGTTTTATTAATTTTTGACGAGGTTATCTCTGGTTTTAGAGTAGGTTTTGAAGGTGCTGCTGGTTATTATAATATTCAACCTGACATCATGACTTATGGTAAAATCATTGGTGGAGGTATGCCTGTAGGGGCTTATGGAGCTAGCGCTGAAATCATGGGACATGTTACTCCCGATGGCAATGTATACCAAGCAGGAACTCTATCGGGCAATCCTGTAGCGATGGCAGCAGGCTTCACGGCAGCAAGTCAATTATTGGAAGATGGTTTTTATGAAAAATTAGAGGCTACCACTCAAGATTTTGTTGCTAAAATCCAATCTTATTGCGATAATAAAGGCTATGAAATCAACATTAATACGATTGGTTCTATCTTTTGGATTTCATTCACCAAAGATGAAATTCGCCGAGCAGATCAAATTGATGGTGCCAGCATGGACAAATTTAAAATATTGCACGCCTATCTATTGGACAACGGTATTTATTTAGGTCCTTCTGGTTACGAAGTAGGGTTTATTTCTGCGGCACATACCCCCTCAGAGTTAGCTGCTGCTGTAGAGAAAATATGCGCTGGTATGGATTTGGTTCATGCCTAA
- a CDS encoding carbohydrate binding domain-containing protein has product MILRIRKQIRFIVSFLLFVFLQTYSAEVYALTSGPAQEEYASFEPVGTTDLVNLYTGDFTYNIPLLSVPGPNGGYPINLAYHSGIGMDQEASWVGLGWNVNVGAVNRNLRGLPDDFNGDKVKYQQHMRDNVTVGVGILQEEKEQVGTPSGDEKKSPWGMSNTLQIYYNNYKGLGYRVKFNPKYTSPAVQAGVSLSYDPHEGIGIGASFSVSTNFKKGVNGSLGVSGQYNSRQGLQNISITGSISGAYTEAVKKNQLYHSKNPAHNGALMSKSVTDTKGGLYAVGSGNVTFNFTQGVPATTMAMTNTIVSSDFKLGFTPGTDDNGTFQNPPANFKSEFPYSYMADVTTSTVTKNGEEQEIKSYGYLYNEKVNKEDYVLTDFNHSPFNYSPHIPHVPPSNVTNDIFAATGQGISSVFKAYHSKIGVYSPTKVISTTKQYRGNLDLGILPESRNPSSCPNLSYHIGIGGVPPEIGTATASTGAWEDHSWAIDQLKSEQNSSASSPVRFKPTFFKDMGDRPAITQTDDKYDAWKKDEPIRIDLGKVAGGGVQMTNFSNSINTAATNVAQQNVPTRRTRIIESLTESETKNYGTTNEYKYYDAANNEVLKSTRYQPDRKDHLSEVSILEPDGMRYTYGLPAYNLEQEDASFSVAKQSAEIPNPTVAVPSGGYDKASGEWSKKPEFMDKKKLPAYAHSWMLTSVVSADYVDVTGDGVSADDLGYWVDFKYQKTSSSYHWRAPYEGAIYMPGTTQYFDDKGSYSKGKKELFYLKEIKTKTHVAIFDLKERKDALGASELEEGGKPTQIEARDRMQSLDKIKLYTIEEYQKMEIDPTYVPIPLKVTHFGYETDGTKELCKGVPNREGTGGKLTLKKLWFTYQNSTKGSSSPYVFHYGKNEAYSLKNNDCWGNYKNNDAPNYPHHQFPYTDQSTTNHIGQPITYDVPWHLEQIDLPTGSSMHIEYEQDDYAYVEDKKAMQLYEIVHMGKDFTGADKKRRSGPSYSSTIKASLRNVEQDNGSGDPVSPDFEYKIYFPLKNSIPELGAATASTFYDGYSSDMDGIAEWFKDHYIGETKELYFKAAVKLLDTEINRDDDRVDFVSGYGNLRMETANVHYGVTRSDSSSRGFDIGYITLYAVPFQAFAAAKDHLHPIRDAAFQHLRFNRPDLVHGVKTASGVGALFSSIPDFMSMMAGYKYYYKIQNWASEIFLDGFSQIRLQVPDGKKRGGGVRVKEIRINDNWEEMTGGSSNSSYENAEYGQIYDYTIEEDGEKISSGVAYEPFAGKEQNPMVVPSKYEHANVLQQPNNLFMEYPIMMAHYPSASVGYRKVTVKSLTAKDASNKRMTTPITEYEFYSPKEFPILFKRTEMDKVGPNYKIIPIPGIFTEFRRYEGVSQGYSLIFNDMAGKPKSITQKTYPDETKGYEGTVISKQEYEYFTDNEGNISSEVDVFTEDGKYERARLGVEVDVQVEANENKESSNNFTLDFNFTSALMPTINGISCIPIFSVASGGISKTSSSLKTAVVQKFVQKKGILKSTTITTQNSTIKTENLVFDALTSEPLLTRTMNEFKDPIYNYTQKAHWHYDGMAAAFKNIGVVVEGAITRATTGNQEGLYEINFGNFPFIEGDEVYVESTNTLGDKVGDKATVYRVSKATPNATNGFVGLAKVDGSLVDVSLIDKITIIRSGRKNLLYAPAGAIVAQGMDYAPNTTLGSSDTLTFDATKGILNASAIKYRDFWPNAKNCETKALCSADYCVDATLYSDISSSLDPEQTFIDKVNAGDIVIKVDGEPIDATQITTEGTCPDTMYLCANTKNAYEVKVIKSANPIKQGYQDYTVNGQCTYKGGDVTIPCGLKHNKTHVDGCPWPHVTQGASCEWVKGYFEADHPTFPSRRPHQEYPCMMNATINQPFFYFDEWPHTRPVGASAVKYNFVFTDSPHLIQTGWQGYNFLTPGLANFGQLAERVHDHSGKSWFESQTTGELCAYMTKAEAEDMYGHVRLGLRHYGIYPNPLIGVPPLVLPTSNLGGCHPFYIPNSGLSYGQMWYDFKYTPITLHELTLNDVPSGEHNIGGELVTVGEDYDVTVDELKIALPTNEIGVMIIYDPCLGQDVNAAFFNTRGTSIKINVPLLGAGAHTIEIYENGVVKESADLLCNSSNKVGSSVPTCNGDDLSYVPSSTINYYNNGTKGNWRPWTAYTYVGERDYNKESIRDKGVFTTFSPFNWAGANATEWQRGSMATKYSSSGYELETVDRLGNHSTALYGYEDNLPVAVAQNARYNEVMFDGFETYSKDCNAHWGGVIDVENVVSTESHTGEYSYKIPYPTIGSFTKIDLSSFDETDCANALAKELYRPDAYYKKQEVLQFLQEGIELEGMTIPKIMRTTTKGASDVIVKALPQACNCLGKFAPQPGKKYTFSAWVKRDEAVYDMIAYKTLSLTIHFNDASGARIGNPLGTAIAPKGSMIEHWQRISGDVLIPSNAVSMEIAVFNFGEDVYIDDLRIHPSDAMMTTYVYDKTSLKNTATLDDNNFATFYIYDERGQLEKTKKETTEGIKTITEGRQYIRSNQ; this is encoded by the coding sequence ATGATATTAAGGATAAGAAAACAAATCCGATTTATTGTCTCTTTTTTACTGTTTGTATTTTTACAAACCTATTCAGCAGAAGTATATGCCTTAACATCGGGACCTGCACAAGAAGAATATGCAAGTTTTGAGCCAGTAGGAACTACTGATTTAGTCAATTTATATACAGGAGATTTTACCTATAATATTCCTTTGTTGTCTGTTCCAGGGCCGAACGGAGGATATCCAATCAATTTAGCCTACCATTCGGGTATAGGGATGGATCAAGAAGCGAGTTGGGTAGGCTTAGGCTGGAATGTGAATGTTGGAGCGGTGAATAGAAATTTGAGAGGGCTGCCCGATGATTTTAATGGGGATAAGGTTAAATATCAGCAACACATGCGGGACAATGTTACGGTTGGGGTAGGTATATTGCAAGAGGAAAAAGAGCAAGTAGGGACTCCCAGTGGAGATGAAAAAAAATCTCCTTGGGGTATGAGTAATACTTTACAAATTTACTACAATAATTATAAAGGACTAGGCTATAGAGTCAAATTCAATCCTAAATATACTTCACCTGCAGTGCAAGCAGGGGTGAGCCTGTCGTATGATCCCCATGAGGGCATAGGGATAGGAGCTTCTTTTAGTGTTAGTACTAATTTTAAGAAAGGAGTTAACGGTTCATTAGGAGTGTCAGGACAATACAATTCTAGACAAGGACTACAAAACATATCAATTACAGGGTCGATTAGTGGGGCTTATACAGAAGCAGTGAAAAAAAATCAACTGTATCACAGTAAAAATCCTGCGCATAATGGAGCACTTATGTCTAAATCAGTAACCGATACAAAAGGAGGGCTATATGCCGTTGGTTCAGGAAATGTAACGTTTAATTTTACTCAAGGTGTTCCTGCTACGACTATGGCGATGACGAATACCATTGTTTCTAGTGATTTTAAGTTAGGTTTTACACCAGGGACTGATGACAATGGTACCTTCCAAAACCCTCCAGCGAATTTTAAATCTGAATTTCCTTATAGTTACATGGCAGATGTTACTACTTCTACTGTAACAAAGAATGGTGAAGAACAAGAGATAAAAAGTTATGGTTATCTTTATAATGAAAAGGTGAATAAGGAAGACTATGTTTTGACAGATTTTAATCACAGTCCATTTAACTATAGCCCACATATTCCTCATGTGCCTCCTTCGAATGTAACTAACGATATTTTTGCAGCAACAGGGCAAGGAATTAGTAGTGTATTTAAGGCTTATCATTCAAAGATAGGGGTTTATTCTCCAACTAAGGTTATTAGTACAACCAAACAATACAGAGGAAATTTAGACCTTGGTATATTACCCGAATCAAGGAATCCGTCTTCTTGCCCCAATTTAAGTTATCATATAGGAATAGGAGGAGTGCCGCCAGAAATTGGAACAGCTACGGCTTCTACAGGAGCTTGGGAAGATCATAGCTGGGCTATAGATCAATTAAAGAGCGAGCAAAATTCCTCAGCTTCTTCTCCTGTAAGATTTAAACCTACTTTCTTTAAAGATATGGGGGATCGTCCTGCTATTACGCAGACAGATGACAAATATGATGCATGGAAAAAAGATGAGCCAATACGTATTGATCTTGGTAAAGTTGCTGGCGGAGGGGTTCAGATGACTAATTTTAGCAATTCGATTAATACAGCGGCTACTAATGTTGCTCAACAAAATGTACCTACTCGTAGAACAAGAATTATTGAATCGTTAACTGAGTCGGAAACAAAAAATTATGGAACAACGAATGAATATAAATATTATGATGCTGCTAATAATGAGGTGCTTAAGTCTACGAGATACCAACCTGACAGAAAGGATCATCTTTCAGAAGTATCAATTCTAGAACCAGATGGAATGCGTTATACCTATGGTCTACCTGCCTATAATTTAGAGCAGGAAGACGCTAGTTTTTCTGTAGCAAAACAAAGCGCAGAAATTCCTAACCCCACTGTTGCGGTACCTTCTGGTGGCTATGATAAAGCATCTGGAGAATGGAGCAAAAAGCCTGAGTTTATGGATAAGAAAAAATTGCCAGCTTATGCCCATTCTTGGATGCTAACTTCGGTTGTTTCCGCAGATTATGTTGATGTTACAGGGGATGGAGTGAGCGCAGATGACCTAGGCTATTGGGTAGATTTTAAATATCAAAAAACTTCAAGTTCTTATCATTGGAGAGCCCCTTATGAGGGAGCAATTTATATGCCAGGGACAACTCAATATTTTGACGATAAAGGAAGCTATTCTAAAGGTAAAAAAGAATTGTTTTATTTAAAAGAAATAAAAACTAAAACCCATGTAGCTATTTTTGACTTGAAAGAAAGAAAAGATGCTTTGGGGGCGTCTGAACTTGAAGAAGGAGGAAAACCTACTCAAATTGAGGCTAGAGATAGAATGCAATCATTGGATAAAATCAAGTTGTATACAATTGAGGAGTATCAAAAAATGGAAATCGATCCAACCTATGTTCCTATTCCCCTAAAAGTAACACATTTTGGTTATGAAACAGATGGAACCAAAGAACTGTGCAAAGGTGTACCGAATCGAGAAGGGACTGGAGGAAAATTAACGTTGAAAAAGCTTTGGTTTACCTATCAAAATTCTACAAAAGGAAGTTCTAGTCCTTATGTATTTCATTATGGGAAAAATGAGGCTTATTCTTTGAAAAATAACGACTGTTGGGGAAATTATAAAAATAACGATGCTCCCAATTATCCACATCATCAATTTCCCTATACGGATCAATCAACAACCAATCATATTGGTCAGCCCATTACTTATGATGTCCCTTGGCATCTAGAGCAAATTGATTTGCCGACAGGAAGTAGTATGCATATTGAATATGAACAAGATGATTATGCTTATGTCGAGGACAAAAAGGCAATGCAGTTATATGAAATTGTGCATATGGGGAAGGATTTCACAGGAGCCGACAAAAAGCGTAGGTCAGGACCTAGTTATTCTTCGACCATTAAAGCTAGTTTGAGAAATGTTGAGCAAGATAATGGATCAGGGGATCCCGTTAGTCCTGATTTTGAATACAAAATTTATTTTCCTTTAAAAAACTCAATTCCAGAGCTAGGAGCTGCTACAGCTAGTACCTTTTATGATGGGTATAGTAGTGATATGGATGGTATTGCAGAGTGGTTTAAAGATCATTATATTGGAGAAACCAAAGAATTGTATTTTAAAGCTGCTGTTAAGTTGTTGGATACCGAAATAAATCGAGATGATGATCGGGTGGATTTTGTCTCAGGTTATGGTAATCTAAGAATGGAAACAGCAAATGTCCATTATGGCGTAACTCGTAGTGATAGTAGTTCAAGAGGTTTTGATATCGGCTATATTACCTTGTATGCTGTGCCTTTTCAAGCTTTTGCTGCGGCAAAAGATCATCTTCATCCTATTCGAGATGCAGCATTTCAGCATTTGAGATTTAATCGTCCAGATTTGGTACATGGAGTAAAGACAGCAAGTGGTGTAGGTGCTTTATTTTCTTCTATACCTGATTTTATGTCGATGATGGCAGGGTATAAATATTATTATAAAATTCAAAATTGGGCTTCAGAAATATTTTTGGATGGTTTTTCACAAATACGTTTGCAAGTGCCTGATGGAAAGAAAAGAGGAGGAGGAGTACGTGTAAAAGAAATTAGAATTAATGATAATTGGGAGGAAATGACTGGTGGAAGCTCCAATTCAAGTTATGAAAATGCAGAATATGGGCAGATTTATGATTATACCATAGAAGAGGATGGAGAGAAAATTAGTAGTGGTGTAGCCTATGAACCTTTTGCTGGTAAGGAGCAAAACCCAATGGTTGTTCCTAGCAAATATGAGCATGCTAATGTATTACAACAGCCTAATAACTTGTTTATGGAATATCCAATTATGATGGCACATTATCCGTCTGCTTCCGTAGGTTATCGAAAAGTAACGGTCAAAAGCCTTACAGCAAAGGATGCTAGTAATAAACGAATGACCACTCCTATAACAGAGTATGAATTTTATAGTCCCAAAGAGTTTCCTATTTTATTCAAGCGTACAGAGATGGATAAAGTTGGTCCTAATTATAAAATTATTCCTATACCAGGTATTTTTACAGAATTTCGAAGGTATGAAGGAGTTAGTCAGGGTTATAGTTTGATTTTTAATGATATGGCGGGCAAACCTAAATCAATTACTCAAAAGACCTATCCTGATGAAACAAAGGGGTATGAAGGTACTGTTATTTCTAAACAGGAATATGAGTATTTTACCGATAATGAAGGAAACATTAGTAGTGAGGTAGATGTATTTACAGAAGATGGAAAATACGAAAGAGCAAGATTGGGCGTAGAGGTAGATGTGCAGGTTGAAGCCAATGAAAATAAAGAATCTTCGAATAACTTTACCTTAGATTTTAATTTTACAAGCGCTCTTATGCCAACTATTAATGGTATTTCATGTATTCCAATTTTTAGTGTTGCTTCTGGGGGAATATCAAAAACAAGTTCTAGTTTAAAAACAGCAGTAGTACAGAAATTTGTACAGAAAAAGGGGATTCTAAAATCGACAACTATAACGACTCAAAATTCTACAATTAAAACAGAGAATTTAGTTTTTGATGCCTTAACTAGCGAACCTTTGCTAACTCGTACAATGAATGAGTTTAAAGATCCAATCTATAATTATACTCAGAAGGCCCATTGGCACTATGATGGGATGGCTGCTGCTTTTAAAAATATAGGAGTGGTTGTAGAAGGGGCAATAACAAGAGCAACGACGGGGAATCAAGAAGGACTTTATGAGATTAATTTTGGTAACTTTCCTTTCATTGAAGGAGATGAAGTTTATGTAGAAAGTACCAATACGTTAGGAGATAAAGTTGGAGATAAGGCTACTGTCTATAGAGTATCTAAAGCTACTCCAAATGCTACGAATGGTTTTGTTGGACTAGCGAAAGTAGATGGTTCTCTTGTTGATGTTTCTTTAATTGATAAGATTACAATTATTCGTTCTGGTAGAAAGAACTTATTGTATGCACCAGCAGGAGCTATTGTTGCTCAAGGGATGGATTATGCGCCGAATACTACTTTAGGATCAAGTGATACTTTGACCTTTGATGCAACTAAGGGGATTTTGAATGCTTCTGCGATTAAGTACCGAGATTTCTGGCCCAATGCTAAGAATTGTGAAACAAAGGCTCTTTGTAGTGCTGATTATTGTGTTGATGCAACTTTGTATTCTGACATTAGTAGTTCTTTGGATCCTGAGCAAACCTTTATCGATAAAGTTAATGCAGGGGATATTGTAATTAAAGTAGATGGAGAACCTATTGATGCTACTCAAATTACTACTGAAGGAACTTGTCCAGATACCATGTATTTGTGTGCTAACACTAAAAATGCTTATGAGGTGAAAGTGATTAAATCTGCAAATCCTATAAAGCAAGGGTATCAAGATTATACAGTAAACGGTCAATGCACTTACAAGGGGGGGGATGTAACTATTCCTTGTGGTTTAAAACATAACAAAACTCACGTAGATGGTTGCCCTTGGCCCCATGTAACACAGGGGGCTTCGTGTGAGTGGGTGAAGGGATATTTTGAAGCAGATCACCCTACTTTCCCAAGTAGAAGACCACACCAAGAATATCCTTGTATGATGAATGCTACTATAAATCAACCATTTTTTTACTTTGATGAATGGCCACATACTAGACCAGTTGGAGCTTCAGCAGTCAAATATAATTTTGTATTTACTGATAGTCCACATTTGATTCAGACAGGTTGGCAAGGGTATAATTTTTTAACTCCTGGTTTAGCCAACTTTGGGCAGTTGGCAGAAAGAGTTCACGACCATTCTGGTAAATCATGGTTTGAATCACAAACAACAGGAGAACTTTGTGCCTATATGACGAAGGCAGAAGCAGAAGATATGTACGGTCATGTAAGATTGGGTTTACGCCATTATGGAATATATCCTAATCCATTAATAGGTGTCCCGCCATTAGTCTTGCCTACGTCAAATTTAGGAGGTTGTCATCCCTTTTATATTCCAAATAGTGGATTATCGTATGGGCAAATGTGGTATGATTTTAAATATACACCAATAACGCTTCATGAACTTACTCTAAATGATGTTCCTAGTGGTGAACATAATATTGGTGGTGAGTTGGTTACTGTAGGGGAGGATTATGATGTTACTGTGGATGAGTTAAAAATTGCTTTGCCTACGAATGAAATAGGAGTTATGATCATTTATGATCCTTGTTTGGGGCAAGATGTCAATGCCGCTTTTTTTAATACAAGGGGAACATCTATTAAAATTAACGTGCCTTTATTGGGAGCAGGAGCCCATACGATAGAAATCTATGAGAATGGTGTTGTGAAAGAATCAGCCGATTTATTATGTAATTCATCAAATAAGGTAGGATCTAGTGTTCCTACATGCAACGGGGATGATCTTAGTTATGTGCCAAGTTCTACCATCAATTATTACAACAATGGAACCAAAGGAAATTGGCGACCTTGGACGGCATATACTTATGTAGGAGAACGAGATTATAACAAAGAGAGTATACGAGACAAAGGAGTCTTTACCACTTTTAGTCCTTTTAATTGGGCAGGAGCAAATGCCACGGAGTGGCAAAGGGGAAGTATGGCAACAAAATATAGCTCTTCTGGCTATGAATTAGAAACAGTAGATCGTTTGGGGAATCACAGTACAGCACTGTATGGATATGAGGATAATCTACCAGTTGCTGTTGCTCAAAATGCACGGTATAATGAGGTTATGTTTGATGGTTTTGAGACTTATTCCAAAGATTGTAATGCGCATTGGGGAGGGGTAATAGATGTAGAAAATGTAGTGAGTACAGAAAGTCACACAGGAGAATATAGTTATAAGATACCATATCCAACGATAGGTTCATTTACAAAGATAGACCTGAGCAGCTTTGATGAAACGGATTGTGCCAATGCATTGGCTAAAGAGCTCTATCGTCCTGATGCTTATTATAAGAAACAGGAGGTGCTACAATTCTTACAAGAGGGGATTGAGCTAGAAGGTATGACCATACCCAAAATAATGCGTACGACAACAAAAGGAGCGAGCGACGTTATTGTAAAGGCATTGCCACAGGCTTGTAACTGCCTAGGGAAGTTTGCTCCTCAGCCAGGGAAAAAGTACACCTTTAGTGCATGGGTGAAACGGGACGAAGCAGTGTATGATATGATTGCTTATAAAACGTTGAGTTTGACGATCCATTTCAATGATGCTTCGGGAGCTAGGATTGGTAATCCTTTAGGAACGGCGATTGCTCCTAAGGGTTCTATGATCGAGCATTGGCAGCGAATTAGTGGAGATGTCCTTATTCCTTCAAATGCTGTTAGCATGGAAATAGCGGTCTTTAATTTTGGTGAAGATGTTTATATAGATGATTTAAGAATTCATCCATCTGATGCCATGATGACCACCTATGTTTACGACAAAACAAGTCTGAAGAATACAGCAACCTTAGACGATAACAATTTTGCTACTTTTTATATCTATGATGAAAGAGGGCAGTTGGAAAAAACAAAGAAGGAAACAACTGAAGGAATTAAAACCATTACCGAAGGGCGTCAGTACATTCGATCGAATCAATAA